The Candidatus Aegiribacteria sp. nucleotide sequence AATACGAAATTATCCATAGTTTGTCGCTGTAGAAAGCTTTAATTCCCTCCCCCATAGTACATTTGAATAGCTATAATACACAAACCTACAGTAAATGATAATACTGAATTTCAAACCTGTTTTCTTCAGTTCACATCCCCCAGATACAGCGGTCCTTCGTACGTTCCGGACAAAAGCTCCGGCAGTATTTTCTTCAAGACAGAGGGATACAATTTAATCTCATCGAGCCTGTCGATTCGCACCCACTCCATTCCTGTCTGCCAGGCGTCCTGAAGGAGAGGTTTGCCAAGACGACGGTTTGGCCGGGCTTCGAACATGAACTCCGTCTGATGAGCATCCGCCTCCCATTGTGCAAATTCATGATTGGCTCCGATATAATCCCGAACAAGAAGGAGTTTTTCAACTGTTACTGTCCATCCTGTTTCTTCCAGAACTTCTCGTTTCAATGTCTCGTGCAGTGTTTCACCATGCTTCTGACCTCCGCCTGGAAGCAGATAGAAATCCCCCTGGTCATCGCTGTTAACCGTCAGCAGTATTCTTCCGTCTCGTACAACAATGGCTTTCGAGGAGTTGCGTTTCATGCCTGCACTTGAATCCGTCTCAAACATTGAAGGCATATCAGTAGTTAAGACCAATGGTCAGGTACAGCGACCAGATTTCCTGACCGAAAAAGAGAGATACCGCTGCTCCAAAAGCTAGGAAAGGACCAAATGGTATCGGAATTCTCTTGTTGCGTCCTGCTATCATGGCTGCAATTCCAGTCAGAGCTCCTGTTAGAAAAGCAATGAAGAGAGCTACTGCTGTAGCAGAAGGACCCAGAAAAGCTCCTATCATCGCAGCGAGTTTAATATCTCCCCAGCCCATGCCGCCCTGGAATTCGTCCGTTTCGTCTTCATATCCTTCCGGAGCGATAGCGTAACCAGGTTTCTTCTTCAGGATCTGTTTGCTGAGCTGTCTGATCAGGAGAAAAAGCAGAAAGGCCCCGAAAGCAGTACTGACAGAACGAAGAATTCCGATGCCTCCGGGAAGGATTGAGAATACAATTCCGGCAATCGCGCCTCCTATACTTACC carries:
- a CDS encoding prepilin peptidase, whose translation is MCFEESVLIFFALLLGMITGSFLNVVAWRIPRGESIIHPRSSCTSCGVMIKWYDNIPVLSWFILKGRCRNCGGHFSIRYALVELITGLLFAGVVLKYGAGILFFRDAAFLSLLVCVILTDIDHWIILDSVSIGGAIAGIVFSILPGGIGILRSVSTAFGAFLLFLLIRQLSKQILKKKPGYAIAPEGYEDETDEFQGGMGWGDIKLAAMIGAFLGPSATAVALFIAFLTGALTGIAAMIAGRNKRIPIPFGPFLAFGAAVSLFFGQEIWSLYLTIGLNY
- a CDS encoding NUDIX domain-containing protein encodes the protein MKRNSSKAIVVRDGRILLTVNSDDQGDFYLLPGGGQKHGETLHETLKREVLEETGWTVTVEKLLLVRDYIGANHEFAQWEADAHQTEFMFEARPNRRLGKPLLQDAWQTGMEWVRIDRLDEIKLYPSVLKKILPELLSGTYEGPLYLGDVN